A portion of the Bacteroides sp. genome contains these proteins:
- a CDS encoding thiamine pyrophosphate-dependent enzyme — MNIPFLKTDALPFCKGCGHDLIAKNTTKALEKLGFNPLDVIMVTDIGCHGIIDKCLNTHTIHGLHGRSSALGAGVTFGTEEPGKKVIVFIGDGGSTIGLQHLMEASRLNLNMTVVVHDNFLYGMTGGQTSGLTPHGFNTTTSREGNPFSGYDICALAHTAGASYVSRVMGIGDISDKLAVAFSTRGFSLVEVLEICPSYGMKLNPRRKLSEIAQSAGKEMGEWLNNRKPFIAHQGRKTDNLLEKVNPIAPSFKSYLKKTTSMILSGSAGEGVQLAASILAKAAMRSGLSITQKGSYPVTVGVGFSTAELNLSPEEVHFHGIAVPDMAVITSSDGLAHNKQRIAKMQGGYLFIDQSLEVPPTGAEVIRHDFRGMGARNASIFSVFFMALKTGIISTECLFLTIEAEGMGEKLPVAKIKEALVK, encoded by the coding sequence ATGAACATTCCCTTTCTGAAAACCGATGCCTTGCCATTCTGCAAAGGCTGCGGCCACGATCTGATTGCCAAAAATACCACCAAAGCCCTCGAAAAACTGGGGTTTAACCCGCTCGATGTGATTATGGTCACCGACATTGGCTGCCACGGCATCATCGACAAATGTCTCAACACCCATACCATCCATGGTCTGCACGGCCGCTCATCAGCACTGGGGGCAGGCGTTACTTTTGGCACCGAAGAACCGGGCAAGAAGGTGATCGTCTTCATTGGCGACGGTGGTTCTACCATTGGCCTCCAGCACCTGATGGAAGCCTCACGCCTTAACCTCAACATGACCGTGGTGGTCCACGACAACTTCCTTTATGGGATGACCGGTGGGCAAACCAGTGGACTGACCCCGCATGGGTTTAATACCACTACTTCCCGCGAAGGAAACCCCTTCAGCGGTTACGATATCTGCGCCCTGGCCCATACCGCCGGTGCAAGTTATGTCAGCCGGGTCATGGGTATTGGTGACATCTCCGATAAACTGGCCGTGGCATTCTCCACCAGGGGGTTTTCACTGGTGGAAGTGCTGGAGATATGTCCCAGTTATGGCATGAAACTGAATCCAAGGCGAAAATTAAGCGAGATCGCCCAAAGCGCAGGCAAGGAAATGGGCGAATGGTTAAATAACAGGAAACCTTTCATCGCCCATCAGGGCAGAAAAACCGACAATCTGCTTGAAAAAGTCAACCCCATTGCTCCTTCATTCAAAAGCTACCTGAAGAAAACCACCTCCATGATCCTAAGTGGGTCAGCAGGCGAAGGGGTGCAGCTTGCCGCTTCAATCCTGGCGAAGGCCGCCATGCGTTCGGGCCTTTCCATCACCCAGAAAGGAAGCTATCCGGTGACCGTGGGGGTAGGGTTCTCGACGGCTGAATTGAACCTTTCTCCCGAAGAGGTCCATTTCCATGGCATCGCTGTGCCCGACATGGCGGTGATCACATCCAGCGACGGGTTGGCCCACAACAAACAGCGGATCGCTAAAATGCAGGGAGGCTACCTTTTCATCGACCAGAGCCTGGAAGTACCGCCAACGGGGGCCGAAGTCATCAGGCACGACTTCCGTGGAATGGGTGCCCGCAACGCTTCCATTTTCTCCGTATTCTTTATGGCATTGAAAACCGGGATCATCAGCACTGAGTGCCTTTTCCTGACCATCGAAGCGGAAGGCATGGGCGAAAAACTGCCCGTGGCAAAAATCAAGGAGGCATTGGTCAAATAA
- a CDS encoding nucleoside phosphorylase — MKDFQESELIINPDGSLYHIKLKPEDVADTVILVGDQSRVAVISKHFDKIEVKKDNREFTTHTGWLNGKRITVISTGIGTDNIDIVVNELDAAVNFDLEKREVKKEHTSLDIIRLGTTGGLQPNLEVDTFVASAYGLGFDGLLNFYAYDEKILETEIIEAFRKHTGWNERLPYPYIVKSSDRLLQKLAYDLPAGITATANGFYGPQGRKLRIPLAFPELNERIESFQYGEYRITNFEMETSALFGLGKTLGHHVLTICDIIANRVTKQFSEDYKASVEKMVQLVLGRLTS, encoded by the coding sequence ATGAAAGATTTTCAGGAATCAGAACTTATAATCAATCCCGACGGTAGTCTTTATCATATAAAACTCAAACCGGAAGACGTTGCCGACACGGTGATCCTCGTGGGTGACCAATCGCGTGTGGCTGTCATCTCCAAGCATTTTGACAAGATCGAGGTTAAGAAAGACAACCGCGAATTCACGACCCATACGGGCTGGCTTAACGGCAAACGCATCACCGTTATTTCGACCGGTATCGGAACGGACAATATCGACATTGTGGTCAATGAGCTGGATGCAGCTGTTAATTTTGACCTGGAGAAAAGGGAAGTAAAGAAAGAGCATACGTCCCTGGATATCATCCGGCTGGGAACGACCGGCGGGCTGCAGCCCAACCTTGAAGTTGATACATTTGTGGCATCCGCTTACGGACTTGGATTTGACGGACTGCTTAATTTCTATGCCTATGATGAGAAGATCCTGGAAACAGAGATCATCGAAGCTTTCAGGAAACATACCGGCTGGAACGAACGCCTGCCGTATCCTTATATCGTTAAATCATCTGACCGCTTGTTGCAGAAATTGGCTTATGACCTGCCGGCAGGCATTACGGCCACTGCCAATGGCTTTTATGGCCCACAGGGCAGGAAGTTGCGTATCCCCCTGGCCTTTCCCGAGCTGAACGAAAGGATTGAGAGTTTCCAATATGGCGAATACCGGATCACCAATTTTGAGATGGAGACCTCTGCGCTGTTTGGGCTGGGCAAAACACTGGGACATCATGTACTTACCATATGCGACATTATTGCCAACCGGGTGACGAAACAATTCAGTGAAGATTACAAGGCGTCGGTTGAGAAGATGGTTCAGCTGGTGCTGGGAAGGCTCACCTCATAA
- a CDS encoding transglutaminase-like domain-containing protein, translating into MEGNLKTREMQALVSLVDDPDLEVFKQVSEKIHDFGPEAIPYLQKAWENCFDPLVQSRIETLMHQIHFDHIILELEQTFEPGCKDLLSVWSILSRYEHPGLNEEDIQFELNQIRKDIWLELNDNLTALEQIKVFNHVFFDIHGFTGNIDNYHSAGNSFINQVLHSRKGNPLSLSVIYMLVAQGLDLPIYGVNLPEHFVLAYTGKAFDTETMRMEDHKVLFYINPFSRGMVFSSQEVEKFVEHLNLEPDPAYFEPCSNCEIILRMINNLVNAYETDGLKDKQREMEHLRAVLRKKIESA; encoded by the coding sequence ATGGAAGGCAATCTCAAAACCCGCGAAATGCAAGCCCTGGTCAGCCTGGTGGATGACCCGGACCTGGAGGTTTTCAAGCAGGTGTCGGAAAAGATTCATGATTTTGGCCCTGAAGCCATCCCTTACCTGCAAAAAGCCTGGGAAAATTGTTTTGATCCCCTGGTGCAAAGCCGGATTGAGACCTTGATGCACCAGATCCACTTTGATCATATCATCCTTGAACTGGAGCAGACCTTTGAACCCGGCTGCAAGGATTTGCTCTCTGTCTGGTCCATCCTTTCCAGGTATGAACATCCCGGGTTAAACGAGGAAGACATTCAGTTTGAATTGAATCAAATCCGCAAGGATATCTGGCTGGAGCTAAATGATAACCTGACAGCCCTGGAGCAGATCAAAGTATTCAACCACGTTTTTTTCGACATCCATGGTTTTACGGGTAATATCGACAATTATCATTCTGCTGGAAATTCCTTTATCAACCAGGTTTTACACAGTCGCAAGGGTAACCCCTTGTCGCTGAGTGTTATATACATGCTTGTGGCACAAGGGCTCGACCTTCCCATCTATGGGGTTAACCTGCCCGAACATTTTGTACTGGCCTATACAGGGAAGGCTTTTGACACCGAAACTATGCGGATGGAAGATCACAAGGTTCTGTTTTACATCAATCCTTTCAGCCGGGGGATGGTGTTTTCTTCGCAGGAGGTGGAAAAGTTTGTAGAACATCTCAATCTGGAACCTGATCCTGCTTATTTTGAACCCTGTAGTAACTGCGAAATCATTTTGCGGATGATCAATAACCTTGTCAATGCTTATGAGACCGATGGATTAAAGGATAAACAAAGGGAAATGGAGCACCTCAGGGCGGTGCTTCGAAAAAAGATAGAATCAGCCTGA
- a CDS encoding competence/damage-inducible protein A produces MNAEIITIGEELLIGQIINTNASWMAERLNEAGMVVRQVSVVTDNEAEIHRILAEALQRSDLVLMTGGLGPTRDDVTKLALCRFFQTELILSEEVLEDVRALFARRNYPLTNLNRQQAMVPASARILRNPNGTAPGLWFEQSGKICVAMPGVPYEMKAMVEDKILPELKKRREGQYILHRTVLTQGVGESFLSEIITRWEDNLPSFIRLAYLPSPGMVRLRMSATGPNETALKEALDKEEKKLADLIPQYIWGYDRDTLEAIIGRLLTEKGLTLATAESCTGGFLAHKITSVAGSSAYFRGSIIAYANEIKRRFLWVDDELLARYGAVSREVVETMALNGCQVMSSDFCVATSGIAGPTGGTPEKPVGTVWIAVAFHGQVTSKLLHLGDQRDRNITRATLGALALLREKILQV; encoded by the coding sequence ATGAATGCAGAGATCATCACCATCGGGGAAGAACTCCTGATCGGGCAGATTATCAATACCAATGCTTCGTGGATGGCCGAAAGGCTCAATGAAGCGGGTATGGTAGTGAGGCAAGTATCGGTGGTCACCGATAACGAAGCAGAGATTCACCGCATTCTTGCAGAAGCCCTCCAACGATCTGACCTGGTGCTGATGACGGGTGGGCTGGGTCCCACCCGCGATGACGTGACCAAACTGGCTTTGTGCAGGTTTTTCCAAACTGAATTGATACTCAGCGAGGAAGTCCTGGAAGATGTCAGGGCTCTTTTCGCCCGCCGCAACTATCCACTCACCAATCTCAACCGCCAACAGGCCATGGTACCTGCCTCTGCCCGGATCCTGCGCAACCCCAATGGCACAGCACCCGGACTATGGTTCGAACAAAGCGGAAAGATCTGCGTCGCCATGCCGGGCGTCCCCTATGAAATGAAAGCCATGGTCGAGGACAAGATCCTGCCCGAATTGAAGAAACGCAGGGAAGGGCAGTATATCCTCCACCGTACGGTCCTTACCCAGGGCGTTGGCGAATCCTTCCTGTCAGAGATCATTACCCGCTGGGAAGACAATTTGCCGTCCTTCATCAGGCTGGCTTACCTTCCCTCGCCCGGGATGGTCCGCCTCAGGATGAGCGCCACTGGCCCCAATGAAACAGCCCTGAAAGAAGCCCTGGATAAGGAAGAAAAAAAACTTGCGGACCTCATCCCCCAATATATCTGGGGCTATGACCGCGATACCCTTGAAGCAATCATAGGCCGTTTGCTCACCGAAAAGGGCCTGACCCTTGCGACCGCCGAGAGCTGCACCGGGGGTTTTCTGGCCCATAAGATCACCAGTGTGGCAGGCAGTAGCGCCTATTTCAGGGGAAGCATCATTGCCTATGCCAACGAAATCAAAAGACGCTTCCTTTGGGTGGATGACGAGCTCCTGGCCCGCTATGGTGCCGTAAGCCGTGAGGTCGTTGAGACGATGGCCCTGAACGGCTGCCAGGTGATGAGCAGCGACTTCTGCGTGGCCACCAGTGGCATTGCAGGCCCCACAGGCGGCACCCCCGAAAAACCCGTAGGAACGGTATGGATCGCCGTGGCCTTCCACGGCCAGGTCACCAGCAAGCTCTTGCACCTGGGCGACCAACGCGATCGCAACATTACCCGGGCCACCCTGGGCGCTTTGGCCCTGCTCAGGGAAAAGATCCTCCAGGTATAG